The Pieris napi chromosome 4, ilPieNapi1.2, whole genome shotgun sequence DNA segment ACTTAGACAATAATGCCACGAGGCAACCTCGAAGTTTGTTAAGCAGATTCTGATTAAAAAAAGGCAATAGATTATGGAGTCGAGCGCTTACCCTTCGGTCTTACTAGATTGACTATTGTGGGTATATCGAATAGCATGAAGCAGACTCAACATTTTAATCTAGGATCACCAGAAACTCCTATTCCTttgtaaaaccaaaaaataataaaaaacatactaAGAGGTTTTAATTgcgttttatgttatattatagttactaatatatatacattacttTGTGGTTAGAATTGGatgtaaagtttttaaatgtactcgtttataatacttaatatttttctctTGAATTCTAATCTCAAAACGGTACAAGATAATGTATAagcaaagtttatttaatgagCATTAACCCGAAGcaaattgatatttaatatttgtatcaaaAGTACATGAACCGTCATTACGAACCTTTAAATGAATGAATAAGAATCAAAGGAAATAAGATGTTACGATTTCTCGCAAATTacattgaatttaatttgaaatatttgacGATATGATTTAATTTCGGTATAAGCTTTATTCGAGAGCAAATTTGAAGACTTAAACGTATTATATCTTGattattttagaattgtaTTTACCATTGCTTTTGGAGGATACTATCAAAACCGAAtacagtaattttaaatttagttattgaagtgaaacttctttatcggggttggaaaaaaatttagtgtaacattttttcattacgcgtcacatttttccgttacgcgccatcttttgaagtgaaacttctttatcgacgtatggaagaaattttgtagcaggttacgcgccacgttgctttttgaagtcaaacttctttatcggcgttggaaaaaaaattacacacatttgtcacatttttcggttacgcgccatctttttcttgtccctaccacggttcatccgaagagattcgaagccattagtatcaaaaatatataataacgataacaattatagtaataataataattctattacaattaatgaaattctgtaattattttagtactacatagtagtacagtaataagttaaaatgaaataattgtatttgtattcatgtctatgataataaaagctttttgttaaactttatctaatttaactttatttaaccaatttctgtaaagttgcatatagtagatcatttttcggaaaataaggtcataaagaagtttcacttcttacgtgtgtacacctagtacacgcacacattttttttaatacatggacagtataaaacattatatttcgATAACGCAGCGTTTTCTCTACTAAATGGCGAACAAAAGGTAAAAATAGGTCTCTGTGTAATCTGGTATGAATGAAGACGGGAACAAAGAACACTGAAGTACATCACAATCCCTTCCTACAATCACTGATCTACTTATTTCTAATACCATAACAGATTGAAAATGGAATTCTATTTTCAGAAATAGTACGTTATATACAACCTTCTTTTAGTGATTGttgaatgaaaaaaaacacaaaatgtCTTCGAAATTCGAATTCAAAATAGGAGACCCGGAAAGGACCCAAAGGACCGAGCAAGGCTCTTTATGTAAATTCGTAGACTACAAAAGGTGGAGTAATGGCGAAGTGAGATTGCGACTTTCACGGTTCAGGGCGAATCGAAAgaaattagaataaaaaatagactTTAATAACTGCTGTATGATTGCAGAAAAGGCTTGTACAGCATTGAATGGGTTGATTAAGTGTCTTTGACTAGACCAGctttatacaaatatgtatttctcataactcaaatataaaatttgatttgatttttacgtttatattaaaagtatcaCAATAACAAAACTTTGAATATTTATCCGAGGTTTTTGAATACTTATAAGAaccataaatttttatataatatttatatatttaatccaTCTTTATTCATTGATTGATGTCTCTAAAAATATGCTATGACTTTTGTGTGTTACATATATGTAGCTAATTCATCACGGCAAAACACTAAACCAATATAAAGATGACTCAGTTAGGTTAAATAAGtctatgtgttttaaattttgcttctaccttattttaaaatgaagttATGATAAAATGCAAAATTATCCCAAGAAAGAAATTTCGCAAGACTAAGTTGCAGAGAAACTTTAAGAATTCTGAACGaaggaaaattatattatgaatCTTCATTCTAAAATACGTATTTACAAAGGAATTATTATTGGTAAACTCTAAAAAAGCTATGAGGTTGTACACGAATacaatacaaacaataaataaatgagtCGAAAGGAAAATACGCGACAAGAGTTAAGTGCTCAACCACGTAGGCAGCTGACTTTGTAATGCCAGCAATGTCAGTGGCAAGAATTGAGTTTATCATCCTTATTGAACTTTATAGAAGCCGCGAGAATCTCGCGGGCTACCAAAATTGGCCAGAATAGAGCGTGGACAATTAGATTTTCTGTCTAGTTTAGCGACTCTTGAACAGTAGTGAATATCTTGCTCACTGATAGGGCATTTGATGACATTCCCAAGCTGCTGCTCAATTTTAGTTAAGTTTTTGCCCCTGTGCTCCGGAACACATTGAATTTCTATATTTGCCTCGGGAAGAAGTTGGTCTAATTCATGCAGTATCTCAGCCTGTGAAGCGCAGTCGGAGTTGAATTTAGCactgaagaagaagaagaaggacATCGACGATTCGAGTGACGTCACTGTGTTGCGGACTTCTAGTAACTGCGGCTTGAATTTTTGATTAAAGGTGATTTGTAGCTTTTCGTGTATAATGTCCCGTATACGTTTCGCCGAGAGACGAGCAGTTTTAATACTTTCTGGAGTTAGGATGATGGAATGCAAAGACTTATTGGCCAAGGGGTTCAGTCTCAGAATTATTGCCACCTCTATTATCGCATTACGGATACCCAGTTGGAATCAGACTCATAGTCGGCTAAACTTATATTTAGTCAGATGGAATTCCAGAATTCCAGATGGAATTTAACCTCGCAGCGTGAGCAAGACAAGTGTGTCTCACCGAGTAATGCGTTCAAACATCCAGCACGTTGTTGAGAGCTAGCCATTTTCGAGATTTAGTGTTGGCGATAAGGTACGAATTCCATCGCGGACACAGAGTACGGTCTCTATGCCGTATTGGTCAAAAATCCTTGTATCTGTTTGTCGAAAAGCCTTGTATCCACAGCAGATGGCCCAATTAAGTGTCAAGTATCATTTGTCAGCGTCACACAATTATTACCAAGAACAAGACCGGGCTGTATGGACTAAAGTCCTTTGCCTTTCCCATATtagggataaattaatatcatcatcTTGTCAAGCGTCACACAAAAATTGCAAAATGTACTTTTAGTtctaaattttgataataaatcgACAATGAAAAACGGTTTTAAAAACTTTCTACTCAGATGTTTGtaagtttgatatattaaaCTGacgaaataatattacatattatatttgatgCTTCTTGGTTAAGTTAAAATTACCTACATCCAGataaaatttctataataCGTACTACTTTTGTAATGTCAActatcaaaatatgttttattgaaGTCTTGAATTGTATTGTAATTGATTTGATTATATTGAGACTACCATAATTTTTCAAAGAACACGTTTTAATGTACGCCGGGTATCGAATCTAGGATCCCCGTATACTATGTGCGTGTCTGGCTATGGAgagtttaaaaatttgtattccTGGCCAATTtgatacatatattacatcaAAAATACGAATCCATCAGAAACAGCTAGTCAATACTCTCCCGAGATTATTGCGAATAAATTCTCAAAAGATGTTGTATCTTCAAACACAATAGATCGAGATAAACAACAGAAAGGATATTAGAATTGAAGCGGGGATAGATGACAGGTGAAAAGAATCCATTATTACGATTCCACAGATGAAAGATTCTCTTTATTTCGTATCCACGGGGTATATTGCCCAAAAAATAATGCAACCCCTACGGGAAAACGAGTGACAATTTGGAACAAAACATTCTTTTATTTGCGTAAGTATTATGCTGTATGATTTTTTCTTAAGGTGGTTCGTGTAAATCtagtacatatttttaaaagaatttcaTTTCTACTTAAAAGTCTAGCATTTTCACTTCTAGTAATGCGAGGAATGCTGGGTCATTGAGAGCTGCGGAATTATTTGACACCACATTCGCCTGTTTTCGCTATTTATATACGGCCTGAAAGAGCCTGTATATCGACAGTTGTATTGCTATATTATACCGCAAGATTGTTTGATTTTTACTTCGAATTGCTGTGAATCAAGAATGTCGTCAAATCTAAGTAAtgttcaaactcaaactcaaaatatctttattcatgtaggtaaacaagtacacttatgaattgtcagaaagaagttaaattgtaaatttacatttactaccagttcgcaagtcaagggcgtagagcgggtaagaagaactggcaagaaactttacgccactctttttaatcgccaagtattgtcatacaatttgaactggagcaaattaATCcgaaggattaggatcatttaagtattcctcaaatgtataaaaagctttattgattaattttcgtttaacgagggctttgaatttatttagtgataattctctaatttcgcttgggagtttgttgtaagaacgaatacaatttccatataaggagtggtttatcttttacaTACTTTACATATTGAACGTAAACATGTTAATATTGAGTTCTCattgacatttatttatataaatgtttggaTTTTTATCAATCACTAAGGCTTATTTATGAGATAGCCTCCTTTCCATTTTTCCCCGGTAAAACACCGAGGGAATTAAACTCTGCGGATGTTAAAAGCGTACtacttatttaacttttacgacctcaataaaaaatacaattgcaATCCTAGCAACATAGAATACGATTTTAATATTCCCAGTTCACACCTCCAACGATATTACGAAGGCAAGTACTCGCTTTGTACCGTTGTCCAATTTGACTCAACTTGATCTGTCTGAAGTTTATTACTATCTCACTTGAACACCGCTTACAAAGTAATATCGTTCGATGTCAggaattatattaagtttgcTATAGTTTAAATCTATACGCTAAGGGGTGACAATTACTAACAAAAAGTAGGTCGTGTAGTCTaagaattatataattgttttcaactttcaattttttttctgtggtATGTCCTACTTACAAAATGTATGCGtaatcttaattattatatcatttGTATGtggtttttaaacatttcgctATACCTAACATTAATAAGGATAGGTtcatttttgttcatttttgtgtaaaaatatggtttttcaaaattttgtttttgcatcGGTACTTTATGAATCCCGTGTAAAAATGTTGACTTCAATGTTTTTGCACCGCGCGATCTGAAAGTTACGACAACAGCAACAACTACGGATATTGAAAGGAATATATCACAATTGCAAACATCGGCTTCGCTATGTTAAATTCGAGCACTGATGTGCGCCGTAGTGATACCACTTGCCGTGGACACTAAAATTGCCAAGTATGTTGCTGGACTTAAGTATTGGTGCACTCTTTACGGCTAACTGTAttgaagttttaaatattaatcttaTGACCTAAAAACaagttacttatttaattaaaggacGGTATAGATATTcagattaatatttaaaacgtcGAGAATccattaaatatatgaaagtGAAAATCGGCGTGAAAGACCGGCCCAATGCCCGCATTAAAACGTAACGTTCCACTGTACTCACCTTGTCAATGAGAAATctgttattttgtaataaaaatactcaaaCATATGCAACATTGAACCATACTTGATAAATTTATAACCAAATCAAAGTAGTTCCTATAGAAAATTTtgcttttcaaaattttttgattaaaaaaattttttaagaCTTTGTTAGCTAGAAATAAGGGAAGTGAATTTGTTTTCTGGATACTCTAATAATGTTGCagtattaaatatagtttacgAGCTATTCTCATACATACAAATTTCTTGAATTCAGTCGAGCCGTTTCAGACGACAAACAGCACGatctttaacatttttatttttgtaccatttaTTGCTTGGATTTATTTAGTaagaaaacaattaaagagTGAAATTTCGTCgaatttatatagtataaattatacttctttaagatttattaaagtattttgtCGTAGACGCCTACGTCTATGATGTTAGAAACATCTCATAATATATGACTACTTTTTAGAGAACAAGGAAAACGGATGGAACTGCTttcctgatgttaagtgataccgtaaTGCCCATGTGCCCATGAAAATACACTGCCAGAAGGATCGCAAGtttgttgccggcctttaaaaatTGCTGGAAGTAGATGGTAAGTGGAATTGGAAATGCCTTTGAAGAAACCTAAGTCAAATTCATTTGGAAATAGTTCAGTCTGTAGTTGGATACACAAATTTGTGGCATGAAGtgtaatcattaaaaaaatacatgttatcaaagttttaattacgTTCCACTAGTGCATATAGCCATCCATAACCAAACGATAATAAGGTATTGTTATAGGAAACATCATTTGAGAACTCAAAATGCATGTGGGTGGGTGTTTGTTAATAGTTACTACGTTAGCTTGGAGTTTTACATTTGGtaagattttgtttaaaacttctttaataaaaattccttgcattataatatttaattaaataatgtaaatcattatttaataaataaatagtataggGTTTAAGTCCCTAAGTATGGTTTTACAGACTTATATCCTGTagtgacttttttatttataataaactaatataatattttattttataatttattatagcaTTAACGAAAATCAAATAGGATCAAAGCTTAATGGTTCTATCTTCTGTTTTAGTGTTTGCTGATGGTGCATCAGTCACCCGAAACAAGCGACATTTGTTCCCACTGATGGGCTTTCTTCAAGGTTATAAAATGGGTCAAAATTTTGCTTTACAATTACCGCCTCTAGTCCTGTCACCAGTAGTTGTCCTTCCAGTCAACCAACATCAAAGTGTCCACATTCAGGGAAATAATGAAAACTTCGATGAACATGGTTTGTTTCAAATTGATCCTCCAGAAAAACTCATCCAACACTGCAACTCAACAGATAATTCGCAAGATAAAGGTTATAATAATGTCACGAGTAAAAATAATGTGGAATTACTTAACAATGACGTAAAAGAAGAGGATACATTTAGACAGAATATTGTTAATGATACTGATACTGTAACTGAACCAAATGTGGGAAAAGATAGGGATAATATCACTACAACTGAAACCACAACTATTTCAGAAGCTGAACCCACTAATGTTACAAATACAACAAAGCCGCATGGACCGTATCCAAatgcaatttataaaaatgatatgaTAGCTTCATTATCAATTACTGAATCTCCTATTACTCCCATTAATGATACCTTTAGGCTTCCTTCCACAGACAATAATTGGCCAAACTTTAAATCTAATGTGCTTACCACGGAATTACAAGTTGAGAGCAGAGCTGGTGAAGTATGGactaacaatataaattactcTAAACGTGATTTTACTAGAGACACTTATTACTACTATAATAATGATAGGAAACCAGGTACTGATTCTTATTACAGACGCCCagttaattacttaaatcaAGAAAGATGGAGTACTAACGACTCGGGAGATAATAAATTGACCTCCGAATTTCGACCTCTTGCTGGGTTGTATTACGACGGATTTCTTCATAATTCCCCTGCTAAGAAAACAGGATTTGTTCCATATgggaatacatattattattaaatttttaaagagtttaactatttattagtAGCTGTCAGCAAGTTTTTAGAAACATATTTGAACAAAcccaaatattgtattaattcgTGTATTTGAAAATCACAAAATTTTTAGATGTAGACATTCTGTTTTCCAATCTACGTACCATTTTATCTTTCTAACCAAAGCTAGTTGCTTAAAGTAAAGATATTTTCTTACTAAATTAAActacaaaatacattttccACAGTCAAAGATATATAGCATTTGGGATAATACATTAATACAGCATGTCTTAGCATCATTCGCAATTGGGTTATAAATCGAAACAATAGCAGTAACTGTAACCGATATAACTTTACAGGCTCTTGAATCGCAATTGTCAGGGCATATCGTAAAAGGAACGTCAGCTTTTGTGCTTCGAGCTGTGACAATGTATCGTTAGCAAATGAGGAGTTTTATTACATGTGTTTATGAATGTCTGTTGATGCTTTAGTATATgtgaaatattaagttatatttcaGTTATTACCATTGCATCTGACAAAATGTTCTTACTGTTCACTAGTtctaattttgaattataaaaataagattctTCTCACCTTGCACAATGCACgcattctataatttttttataaaaaatataatacttgtGTGTCTTTTTAAAACTCAAATATCatagtaaattataagttgaacaatatctttaattttaaattagttatatCCTATTATGCTTCTTAGTTAGGCGTATAATCTATGACCATTAAGTTTGATGGTATTGGTATTCCCAAAAGGCTTTCGTAAATACTAATCAATTAAATGAACTCATATATTCCCCAGACGTCTACATTggtcataaaaataaactgcAGTACCCATAtgttattatagatataaacTTCGTAAAGTATGTTTAGAGCAAGTAACAAATAAAAGGACGCTGACttcttaaacatttattattcacCTGACAGAGTCACTCGCGTTGGAAGTTCTCGTAAAATGCTCAACGGAAACCACTAGATTTTcgtttaaagtatttttgcgAACATTTTAAACTCCTTGGTTTGAAGTTGgatagtttttaattgttttttggtAGACTACTTATGgcatagaaattctatttattttaaaaaaatgcaagaTACACACAGGTTGGAGGTTGACCATTACGTTGTACACATGTAAATTCTGTCTtttggtattaaaaaaaagttcgtTACAGCTATCAGCTAGTTAATGAAAGTACTAAgaactaatattaattattataatattaagtaaaaagtattcagaaatttatttatacacaaaGACATATGATCGGTTGAATATGACAGCTGCTTCAAGTCATTTGACACCTGTCGGTAATCATCCAGATACCCGACACGGAGGCAagcaaacataaaaataaacgtagGAAGTGTTAAGGATGGAAAGCTTAAGGTATATGCAAATGTCTTTCAAAAAACCAGACACTTTCACAAAATAAATCTACAAAAAAACTTCTAACACAAATATAACcctgaaattaatttaacataaataaatgtaattaaaagagTATATTCTAAGTTAACGTTAATCTATCAGTTGTAATTAAACGTCAAACCCTAAGGTAAATGACCTCAACTAGTTACTTGAAACTAATGAAAACCGAATTAATCTCCAGCCAATCAATATTCCTCAGTGGTACCTGTCGCCAACGGAACCCTCAAACAAATAGTTGGCTAGAATAAGATATCAGGGGATACAAGTTTTACGCATTGACCCCTTTTTAAAGGTTAATGCGTCTCCCCCAACGTCACCtgaatactaatattatgtttacggcctctcctggGGTTTATTACTACATGTGGTTCGTCCCGGACTGGTAACAAAGTGCTTTTTGATTTGCGACTTACGGTTTCACATCGCAAACGTTAAGATAATCTTCATCCGATACATTGTAAACAAAGGTAAGTTTGTGGGTCTCGAGGGTAGCTTAGATTAGGGATTAGTCATCAAGAACATTTCTCTTTAATAGGCCTTGATATAATTTTGAACTGATATAACTTGGCTATTGACAactaatatatctatatatgtatataaaattcttgcgtcacaatgttcgtttccatactcatccgaaacggctcgaccgattcttatgaaatgtattatgcatattcagtaagtctgagaaccggctactatctatatttcaaacccctaagtgataaggggtgcccatcccaaaaaaatattggaattttttgtcattttttttgtttttatgtttttatgatatacaaaaatacatacaacccttaattttcatctaccctctacgGTCAACccctagtttttattatatatagtacatggcaaaacggaGATTGCTGGGTCAGCgagtattaatataatattatgatctATTCTAAAAATTGGTTAAACTCGTATAAGGTTATCATAATGATATATAGTTCACAATGTTacctttcttattttttaatctcCCTTATATGTTTcgagaaatattaatatatttttctaggaacccttaaattaaattaatgaaatggctaataatgattttttgagaaaagggatactcttctttaataaaattccagaggctcttttatctctgcctttcaataaatttaagaaatgtattaaagaaaagctgtgtaaaaaggcttactataaagtcaacgattatctagttgataaaagggcctgggactagtgctagacaggctacttctaattaatttgcgatatttgttttaaaataagtgttgtttgatgatttgatattttaaaagagtaccgagagttttttacgccggctttttctctcggcctacaccctctgtcttctttgccgatgagtagggatgcctacaaattcaaatttaatgacgtggaataagtgatacatgtatcttatgttccttaataaacatattttatttttatttttattattttgagcGGAGTTGGATTAGCGATTTCAGCGTgcgaggccaagacctaaaagaggttgtagcaccattgatttatttattttaatattaatattgaactataacaatatataaacaaaacttttttttctattttgtgTCGTAATAGGTATGTATTTATGTTGCCGCCGAAGACCTTGAAGgccataaaaacataaataaacaaatatttcctctttatattataagtgTAGATGTATGAACGAGCTCTTGTGACTAAATCTTTTGCGTAATGAAATCTAAGCTCTGAAATGCGGCGGAGGGATTATCGAGTAGAAATGTCGTGCTCACACCCTCGATGTTCTAAcgaatgatttatttttgggGGAATGCAACATAATATATGGGAAACCATATTGATACTGGAAATGCGAAGATGGCTTATACTcggtaaattttgttaaagaaataaagtgttataatattgttatttcataatatatagttactttcattttgtgttaaaatttattttctaaatccTTAGAATGTATTTCTTATAGATTGTGTGCATCAATATTAAATAGCAAACTAGTTTCATTTAACTGTTAAGAGacaagaaaaattatataaaattataattaaaattgtagtaTAACTGAACttagaaaatacaaaatacattgtttctttGTCTACCTTCCAATAAAgcaaaactaatttattaatggcagcgttggcctagtggtttgaAAATGCGAATCTCATCCCTGCAGTCACAGGTTCGATACCCTGCTGTGTACCTATGGACTTACTGTCTATTTGCATGTTTAACACTCACTCTGTTGCCAGTTGCTGTGAatgtttattgccagttcttctcttccggtcttcgcccttgatttgagaactggcagtaaatgtaaaattagaagcatttaaagtatgtatacttacttctttttttgacgttcataagtgtacattgtgttacctatatgaataaatgagttttaactttaactttaactcgtacagtgaaggaaaacatcatagGTAAACCGTcatgctttagacccaaacacATCAGGCACGGCAGGTTGATCATCTACTCGTCTATTAGAATTGATCACGgaatagatacaaaaatctaagACAAAGTTTGTAATGCTATTGGGGTGTATGTATAGGTATATTATTGATGGGGTTGTGAGTTTGTAACACACCCACTTTTTTCAATTCTCGTAATCGCCGAATAGGGTATTAGGGCAGACAATTCTACGTCGTTATGTCACCATGTCACCCGTAGCTCTGATATATAACTTTGAAATACATCAACtcaatattgaaattaaagtTACGTGGTAAGCTTGCAGACTTCCCCACGCATGTAAATTATACTTTGAAAAACATGTAAATGCCACAAAATAAAACCCATAATGTAATCAACGAGCGTGAAGGGTTACACTGATCTGGGCTTACAtgtgatattattataacatacaCAACATAAATAACCTTAATCAAATTCACACAGTACAGATTTcatcttaaataatataatagagcAAGACTcttaataatctatataaagTAAGAGCAAAGCAGTATTTGAATAGAAAATGATTCTGAAAGGTTCATCGGAAAGTCCCAATCTATCACTTTGTGAGAGACAATAGCATAAGATATTCATCAACTTGCTAAATTTCTACTTCGCTTTCAATATAACATGATAGAAGACTTTTTGGGCGAAACGTTATTAAGAGAtcaaagtttaattattattttataacgatattcaaataatttaataatcctCAATAAGTATgagtgttatttaattatttgaaatcatTATACAAGTGACTAGCACTCatgataaaatatgtaataaacacatttttttgtaaaaggaggaaaacgggcaggaagctcaTCTGATTTTAAgcgataccaccgcccatggacactcacattgccagaaggctcgcaagtgcattgccggccttttaagaattggaacgctcttttcttgagggaccctaagtcgaattggttcggaaatacttcagtgggcagttggttccacatagtggtggtgcgcgacaaaaactgcctttaaaACGCTTATATGACTTATACGTAGGTATTGAtgttttctataaaactgtagtacaTCGCTCTAGTGTCaatatagtctagtcgacaagttgaaaatggaacaaaatagagtt contains these protein-coding regions:
- the LOC125049011 gene encoding uncharacterized protein LOC125049011, yielding MHVGGCLLIVTTLAWSFTFVFADGASVTRNKRHLFPLMGFLQGYKMGQNFALQLPPLVLSPVVVLPVNQHQSVHIQGNNENFDEHGLFQIDPPEKLIQHCNSTDNSQDKGYNNVTSKNNVELLNNDVKEEDTFRQNIVNDTDTVTEPNVGKDRDNITTTETTTISEAEPTNVTNTTKPHGPYPNAIYKNDMIASLSITESPITPINDTFRLPSTDNNWPNFKSNVLTTELQVESRAGEVWTNNINYSKRDFTRDTYYYYNNDRKPGTDSYYRRPVNYLNQERWSTNDSGDNKLTSEFRPLAGLYYDGFLHNSPAKKTGFVPYGNTYYY